taattccattttttCTAAAACTATttgttttaatcttttttttcaaatattttttttccaaaattattttaaaatttattctaaaaaatattccaaaaaggtattttttttgtaagaacTTGTTTTTTtacgaatttatttttttgaaatagttTTAACATTTTTGGTCTCGATCAAAATTCGAAActcaaatttggtttggttcgtgGGGGACTTGGAATTAAATTTTCACGTATATTAGAagatatcaaataaaaaagaaatcatTCTATTATGGCAAATATactaaatcaaaattcaaattctaCAACCAATTCCCATTTCAAATGTTGGTAACCAAAGGTGCACTTAAGCTATATTATTTTCTAACATATTAATCTGTCATCAAAGTTCAACTGAATGAGCTTTGAATAGTTTACTTCCCATCCATTTGAACCTTTTTTGATGGAATTGGCGGTAGCTTTGGATCAAACTTTACCGTTGCTATGTATTCAGAACATATCTCATTTTACCTTGAAaaagtattaattttaaaattagatttaaattaaaattacacatgattaattgaataagtAGAGAGAATGAATTAATTCATTACTTCAAATCAAATTgtaaatagagaaaaaaaatcaaataaataacattGCATACACTCAAACAACAGAAAACAAAGTAGGCATACATACAAATATACTAGGAAAGTGTTTTCTATTGTAATTTTAAACATTGTCCAAATTGTGAAGCTTGGAGTTTGGAGGTGGAGATGACGGAAACGCAGAAGGAGGCGGAGTGGGTACTCCGTAGACTTGAGCATTTGTACGGACATCTTGTCGACCTCTGGCTCTTCCGAAGAAATAGCAACCGAATCCAAGCGCGATGCTGAATATTATGAATGGCAACGATATCACCACTACCATAcccatttttatttctatataaGAGAGAGAGTGAGATGTATGTAGAGTGCAaatatgtgtgtatatatttatatttagagagatatataaatgtttaataATTTGGTGAATGAAGTGTAAATTAAGGTTCACGAGGCTGTACAGCAAATGGGGTTCTTGCAACGGTAGGCTTCAATAATGCTAACGGATACTTTTTAGTAAGAggtatatgattttttttgaatccAACGGAAATATGTCTTCATGTGTGCCAACGCACTCAAAATTCGAATCCAATGGAACCCAAAATACACTATCTGTTTAGGCTTTAAAAACCGaaaaattataatcttttatattaaaatagtactatttttttaaaatgttcaaatgaTCAAAATGTactatgacaaaaaaaaacaaattatatattactatttaacatagatttgatttctaaatttaataactatgatttctttttcatttttaacatttttaaaaagaataataacTCTTGTCTTTTGGTTAAAttgaaaaccaaaccaaacaaaactTTATTCTATAATCCAGTTTGATTTTTATTCTCTTCAGAAACTGAATGGTTTTCCTTTTTTAACTACCGAACTAACACgaaatcttaattttaattatgactCTAATTTCCGTAACTAAgcaataatttttaattgagaAAGGAGTTATTACAGTCCTTGTATTTAAGCATCATGACCAATTAACTTGCACTTAGTAAATTTGAATCAATTGAAATAATGCTCTGTAATTTTAAgtcaattaacttttaaaatggatCATCAGGGTCCGTGAACGCGTTTATTCTATACAATATGTGAGTTAATTGATCTAAAATTATAGAATACTGTCCTTAACAACTTAAAATTGCTAAGTGACTTTCACACACAAGTTTTAGGATTGGGATGACCCTTTGCTCATTCTTAATATCTTTCTAGCCACTTACAACCATTGCCTAATTTCTTAAGATGGAAAGGAAAAACAAAACTCAGAGAAAGTAAGAAAATTCTCAAACCTAACTGCAACTATGTACAAAGTTTGGAATCTTTGAAAAAGTAGGAACGCGCGTATCTTTTAGAGAAGGAATATTTCGGCAGAGGAGGTAGTTTTTGAAAGCTTCACTGCAGCAACAAATCTATACTATTCTATAATCCTGAACTCCACAAAATCTTTTAACCTGGTTGTGCCACGTGGCTCTTTTAAATAATGACACGTAGACTCTCAGCCCATTAACTCTGCCACAAACAAAAGCGTTGCAGAAGTGAAACCATACACAACCGTTCGGCGTCTTTCCGCCTTCTTCAGCAACTTCCATCGCCCATTACAACCTCCTTGCCCTTTACACCGTTGCACCCATTAGCTATTCAGCTTCCATCGCCCTTTACACTGCCCTTTACAACGTTACATGACAGTGCAGACGGAAGGACTTAAATGGACTCCAGACTCATATATGCGGCCCCATATATATTCGAAAAAGACAGCAACAATCGTCTTCAGCACCCAGAAAAGCAAAACGTTCTCAATCGTCTTCATCACCCagaaaagcaaaacgtttacaatcgtctTCGTCACCCAGGAAAGCAAAACGTGGGAACCCAACAATCTCGGCAACCCAGGTAATGTTAAATTTAGAAGTTTCCAATTGCTTTGTTTTACTGTTGGTCCGCACATAAACTGCTTGATAAAATGGGTTTAGCTGTTACATCCGTTCTTTGTATATTTATATCGATTATATTGAGCAGCTGTTTAGAATACATAGTCATTTTAACTTACTGCGTGCCGTAAGTCTAATACGAGATCATTTTTCCCCGGATTAAAGCTCCCAGTTCATTTTACTAGGTTAATCAGTTAGTTGACGAAAAAACAAACTTCATTAGCTAGATGAATGCAATTGAAATCGGCAGAAACAGGTTTGTACACTCTTGACCTACTCGGTACTATGGCCGTTTCCCTATTACTTTTGAGGTTAATTGGTTGTCTAAAATTGTTGTTACAGTAAATTAGTTCCTTTCTTTTTGGCATATTGTATGGTCATTTTGCTGGAACAAATTTTGTTGAAAGATTTAGAATTTAGTGGATTAGCTTGCCACTTCTACCATCTCACGTTCACCAATTAGATAACTCTATTTGAATAACTGCAAAAACAGTGCAAGAATTTGATTTAGTACAGTTCTAAATCTAGGCCATGTTATTTCTATGTTTTTTAAAAGAGAGGAAGTATGCattaagttatattattttGGCAAGAATTTCAGTTATTAGTTTTGAATGTTTAAATGCAAAAATTAGTTTCATTGTTTAAACTTCCATTTGTCATAGAATATGTAGCTAAGTTAATTGTTGATGCATATGCTAATAGACAGAGACCTTCATGCGGTTTCATGACAATTTTGCATGCACTTTGTAGCAGATTCTTATGTCTATTTGCTACAATCTTTATTCATTTATGTTACACAATGGACTTGGTAGTTATTTTCCCATTGCAATATAATAATGGAGTAGATACTCTACATTTATGTTTTTCCTGTTACTAAGATATACTAATAATCATCTTTTGAAGCACCTAgaacttaatttttataatcaCGTTTGTTGGCTTTTCATGAAAATTCAGGTAGTAAATCATATTATTGGATTTATATAGTATGTGCCTTCACTTCAGTATATATAAGGATTTAGTTTGCGCTCCACAAAAGAAGAGGTCAGctcttgtaatatttttttattttgaacttacatttattatttttaagtttgaaTGAATTGATGATGAAATTCATAGGTCTGTCGAGATTGTGGGGTAATGAGTTTCCTCTGTGAAGGTAAAAGAAACACAATGCTTGCTTTATTTTTATGAGATTACTTGAGCTatgaaaattaaatcaatacATGCTTTGGGGATGTATTTCTCTATAAATTGTAAACTCAGCAAGTTTTGTAGTGACAATAACATAAATGGAACCGAAGCTTTCTTCACTAGATGAGCATGAAACAGATTCTCAATGAGGAAAATAAAAACGCTATTCCAACTTCATAGGAGTATTGTTTATACACAATTGGAATTAGAAGCTCATTTCATAATACACAAGAGTTTCTGTGCTCTTTTTTATACTTCATTATTAGAaagttttgataatttattttttgtctaaatatgattatgaatacaataattttcatttattgCTCAAAGATATATCGTCTTATatcatatttaatatttgtatttcatttctttatatttattaatttatatttaaattgtgaACACTCATACATCACgtatattaattaattcaactattacattaaataattttttattaaaaatatattattattattagttattaatgtttttttaaaatttaaattagaaaaattaattataaaaaaacttgaAAGCTGTTAAATAACCCGCGCAAcgcgcgggcatcgacctagtAACTATAAATACTTGAATCCGTCTTTCTATTATTCTAGTTTGGAGTTGTTTAGAAACCCggattgtatttttttgattgCTTCTTTGTCTTTGCCTCGCTCTAAATCCGTTTTGTTTTTTGAGCGTTGGTTTGCCTTTTCTCAaggcttttaatatattttcattcattaaaaaaaataactatgtACAAAGTTACTTGATTTATACtccttaaattaatttatattttcttctaTAATTAGGCTCAACAAATAAGAAAATGCTAgaatgaaaaagaaattacataaaaataaaaagctaCTTTTCATAAAAGATTAAATTAATCAACAATTATACACTTGTTTATTTTGAATTGTATTTAATTACTCTTCTAAGGTGCAACCAGTACAATAACATTCTCTACACCAAATGGGTCTTCTCTTGCttgaaattgaattttaaaacatGATGTAACAAAAATATTCCTATGTGTAGTTTACTTTGTACAATCATTTTTCCTATTgtgtaatttattttgtatagtGAATTTTTTCTCCCAGTTctataatattttcttttctcAATTTGTTCCAATACTATAAAAAAGTGAACTCATTTCACCATGTAAGATTATTACATGTCCATTCATAATCAAACACGGTgacataattgagttaaaatCGCCGATCGGCCGCATCAAATCTAATTAAAACAAGTTAACTCAATCACCAATTGATGTGGATTCTATTAATTGGCGACGTAATCCAATTAGGCCACGTGTTAGATTATGATTAACAAGTTTATAATTCTACATGATGAACTGAATTTAACTTATAACTTTTCAAGGACCAGCTCATGAATTTTAGCAGACCTATATGAATGGCATAGACGTGAAAATGACACTCATCTTCCTGTGCCAATGAGGTCACTAAGCCTCGGTTCTGTAACATTTAGAGGAGTGTTTGCTATTTCAACTTCTTCCCGCTTAATCGCATTGATTGGATGGTCACGACGGCTTCCAAGATTCCTGTCAATACTAATCAGAGATCCGGCGGATGTTTTAGTATCTCCATAGCCATAAGAGATACCACAATGCAAATCCTTGAGATCCCAGTCACTTAAATAGCTTGGCTTCGACGTAACAACACTAACTTCAATGTCTCCAGTAAGCATTGCCACAACACGCGACATTGCTGGTCGCGTTAGGGGTGATGCCTGGGTGCACAAGAGGGCGACTCTTATGAGTCGAAGAGCTTCATTTTCATCAAAACCCATTAATCTTGGATCCAGCAGTCCCAAACTTTGATTATTTTCATAAAGATTCCATGCCTAGATACAAAAAGgatagaaataattttttaagagAGTTAACCGGgcaaaaatcactcaaaaaatCCGGACAAACTTTATTAATTCTAACCCCTAATCTTTTagcataatttaaataatcgcatttcaattatgaaaaaatGCTCAATTTGAGTGAATTATACTCAGTTACATATATGGGCAAGTCACATACGTAGTACTCGCTCAAACGAGACATTTGGCTACAACTGAAATTGCAATTATCTAAATCAGATTAAAATTGACAACATTAAACGGTTATGGTAGAATTAATAAAGGTCGGTAAGGAGTGaatgttttaaatgattatgccgaaaaaaaaataacatcaaaGTATGATGATTTTACCCATCCAAGAAGATATATCCTTTTCTCTTCTGAGCTATTCTCATAGTTAGGTAATCCGCTAAGGACTTCGAGAGCAAGAACACCAAAGCTGAAAACATCAGCTTTCTCCGTTAGGTGTCCACGCATTGCATACTCTGGTGCCATATAGCCACTGCATGTAAATAAAATGTCTAGTCAAGGCTAATGTTGTTTTTGATTATCACATAAAATTCAATGAAGGAGAAACTATGAAAATTCAATGTCATTTTGATTATCAACAAACTTGCATGAATTGATAAACATAATCATTGCTGTACTTGTAAATGGGCATTCAGTACAATTAGGCAAGGAGTGGATCATGGATTTGAGCAATTAAAAAAGGTAAGAAGAGATTACATTGTTCCGGCAATTCGAGTGCTGATGTGAGTTTTCTTTTCATCATAAAGCTTTGCCAATCCAAAATCTGATAATTTGGGGCAGAGTTCGTCATCAAGCAAAATGTTACTTGCCTTCACATCTCGATGCACAATCCTTGGCCTTGACTCCTCATGAAGGTACGCTAGCCCTCTAGCGGTTCCTAAGCATATACTGAATCGGGTTGGCCAGTCAAGATGCAAGCTAGTATCTCCTGCATGAGTAGCCAAATCTATATTCAATACTTAAGAAGTtccatttgaatttttaatacctttttaacataaatttccTTCTACCCTTATTCTATTTTAATGGTTGAACATGACTAATTAGAATTTCAAAGCAATTAATAGGCGTAAAAGAGAcataaaaaatatgtattaatgTCTTCTCAAACTGCGTATAttaaaaaagttcattttttaaatgtgaCGAAGGGAGTACTAGTTTATAACACGGGGTCATCATTGTATATAAGTAGGATAGAAAATTAAAACGCAAGTTATActagaaaattaataaaaccagTAGTTGTACAAATAGAAAAGAGCCTGAAATTTTGAGTAAAAAATggaacttaaaaataaatacaaaaaatccTTTTTAGGGGGCCGTGGTCCCCCACGGATTCTAAGAACGGTCCACTACCAGTGCCCGGTGGACCAATCAAAATGAAGGTTGCTTCTAAATCAGTACTTTTAGTACAGGTTAAAATTggtattgattattttttaaaataattttgtccTTCACATGTTTCCTAAGATTAGGATATTATGGTCAAGGGTgcgcaaaaaccgaaccaaatcaaaCTGACAAATTCAGTTTGATATTATaagaatttgttttttgtttggtttgcatttggaagtaaaaaaaaaagttagttcagttttggtacaaccaGAATCCAAAAACAACCAAATTCGGTTCATTtagaaatatatcaaatttttgtaaatttgacTCAGTTTGGTTTTCTAAAAAAACCGAAATTCCGGTTAAGTTCAGTTCAACTGAACGCACCACCCCTAATTATGTTCACCATGTTGACAAAGTACGCGTCATTGTTGAACCAATTTTCTAAGTTCATACCAAAGAGTGCCTGATCGAGACTCTTGTTTTTGAGATATTCATAAACCAAGAGGCGCCTATTTCCTTCAATGCAGCAGCCATACAGTCTTACAAGATTGCGATGCTGCACTGCAGATATTGTAGCTATCTCGGTTATAAATTGATCTTTCCCCTGGTGAGATGCCAGGGAAAGTTGCTTCACTGCAACTTCCCTTCCATCAGAAAGTGCGCCCTGTAGATTACCAAAATTTAGTAACCAAAATTTGACATCTATGTACATTGTATGAAATGATCGAGTAACAATCTTGCGAATGAATTTATTACCTTGAATACAGGTCCGTATCCCCCTTCTCCTAGCTGATTGGAAGGGCTGAAGCCTTTTGTGGCCGTTCTTAATTCGGAGTAACTAAAAGTGATAGGTCTAGAGCCTATTCCGGAGAGCACTGCAATGTGAAGcattataaaaagaaattcaTCAGCTAAAGACAACTTTACTCTAGTCCATAGCACTATGCTAAAGTTGAAATATTTCAGTAaaacaaaatgaataaaaaaagttcacAATCTATTTCTATAAAGTTTCTAGCAAACAGATAacaagtttaaaaaaaaaatcacctcTTCATTGATGTTAAAATGCATGAAAGCAGCAAGAAGGTTTAGTATTGAAATCGTTTCGACTTTATCATTAGTCATACCTTCCTCATCAAGACGGCGTGCTTTCCTTCTGAtgtaaagaattaaaaatatcagTATGAAGCTCAGGACTCCAGCAGGGACAGAAATACCAACAATCAACCCTTGACTGCTCTTCTTCCGAGTATTAGGCGGTATTCCACTAACTGAGGGTCTGAATGCTGTTATTCAAATTCAACTACCATTAGCAGTCGGCAAAAGCAAGCATATTTTGAACATCTTTAGTAGAGTCAAATAACCAAATCGCCTAAAAAATCAAGTAGGTGGCGTGGCTCCAACCATAGTTATATTATCTTAACACACCCTCGCACACGAATATCCATTGGCTTGAAGCAACTTGAAGTGTGGCTAAATAAGCACACGGGCCCACCTCACCTTATGCTCAAATGttttaattaaccaaatgaGTGTTGCTAAGGATTGAACTCTAGACCTTTCAATCATAGAAGCTCTAAcaatagttttaatattttaacaaGTAGGAAACTATACTACCTGAAACCACACTTAGTGCTGAAATGATTGGTCCATAATAGCCTTGTATGGGCGTGCAGCAGGTCCCCTTACCAGCCCAAAACAAGTGAATTTCAAGATAGTTCTCTGTAACAGTAGCATTAAATCTCTTAGTAACTGCACGCTCAACTCCACCTGCGTCCTTTGATATGTCAAAGTCCTGCAATAGGCGTCTTCCCTAGGAAACCAATAGAAAACAAATGCAACTTTAATATATCGGATACATAAAACTTAGATTATTCACAATTTTCTTAATACACCATTTCTACCTGTATATAAATGTCAAAAACACGCCTCCCATTGCTCTCCCAAATTTGCGAGCTTCTGTGTTTTAATGCGGTTTCCGCAAATAATAGAGTTATGAGGTAAGGTCCATTTTCGAGGCCAAGGCCATAGTATCTAATTGAACCAGGGGAGATCCTTGAAGTCAGATATAGTTCTGGAGTGTTGGTGCTGGTCACCATTGATTGTGTATCTTCAATATACGTTGGATTCTGTCTATCAGCATAGAAGCCTGTAATACTGACTGCCCACTTTTGAGTATCAATTACACGGATTGATGCCGCACCTAGAGATGAATTTTCGGCCTCAAACAGAATGCCATCAGCTCTCATCTCTGGGCCACCGCTCTTTATTGAAAAATTTGCATCTATAACAGATAATAGCATAATGTTATAGTTCCCAACTGATTACATCATGCTGCTAATGGATATGAATGAAGTTAAAATCAATATCTCCACACCTTATGATAATTCAAAGAAGTTCCGAAGGATCAAACATGGTTTACGAGTCGACATAAATATACTCCAATATTTCCATCCTATGGGATTTAAAATCAAGTTTTGAACACACTGGATACTACAGGGCAGATGAACAGATAAAGGTTTGCAAGTTTAACATAAATAGATAAATGATATGCTTGAATTATATACTGCTTTTAACATCATGCGACCTCGTCCTTTTAATTCTTACTTTTATCTTTTGTGAAGTTAAAATTACTTTATGTTTGCACTAATTTTAGGTAACAAACATTATGCTCAGCCTGACAGTATTAGTTGAAACTTCAATCGGTGATATTTCCTGACTAGTAATATGCTTACCTAAAGTATAAGTAGCACTTCCAATTATAAGATCATCCTTGACCCTGATTAATTACAAACAATTGATTCTATTCGTTCAAAGTTCATCCAGCATATATTTTCAAGTTCAACATgccatttttaattaataatgacATTAGACTATGACACCAGTGTCTACACTGAGCTGGTACTGAATTGCCGCACTGCCTTcacaaagaaaaaaacaaacggAATATAATTGTGGCCACATTCCCATCGCAGAAAGCCCTGCGCACCTCTAACCTCTAGGCTGATCTTTTCTCTGTCAATCTAGAAGTCTAGCAATTCAAGATATTAATTAGAATCTAACAGTTCATGTTATCCCCAGCCGGCTCAATGATGTCAGTATTACCAACCAGTATACATGTAACATTCAAGGCATGATTCTCAGGCCCAACAATAATTAGTATCATGTATAGAGTCTAAGGTGCAATCagaagaaaaaattataatacatAATTCAAGAACTTCAATAATTTGTGCAAAGTTTCATGAAGTTGTTGCAAATGGAAATTCCTCTTAAAAATGGTCATCTGGTGAGTAACCTAGAAAATTCAAATGTATTttccatttatatatatattgacttttttttggataaaattgttGGCACTTCCTTTGGGAAATAAATAAATGTGTGAGAGCTTACAGCGTGGAGCATTTCTGTTGCAAGGAAAGTTTCTCTGCAGACAGTTCAACCCAGGAATAACACTGCATATAGTAACAACTGTTAGTGCTTCTTTAGATTggaaaatacaaataaaactGCTGATAAAAGCTCAAGTGCGGAAGAAATGTAGCATGAGCTTTTCTTCAGTTAAATATGCACTGAATAAACCGAAGGTCAGTTAGTGACTCAGTAATTCACCTTATGTTTGAGCGGTCGAATACAAAGTTGTTGGCTACTAAATTCCTGCATAATTCAATGAAGAAATTATCACACATGCATGTAGTACCATATACCAAAGATGCAAagatgataaaaattaaaaataaaaaccggTCTTGTCGTGATGGAAGTTCATGCCATCATCACATTTCGGCTATTAATCACTGATGTCGGGAGATTTTGGTTTAGCTGATTAAAATGGTTTTCTATAACAAGATCAGCTCTCatgatataaacaaaaatagTTTATCTCTGATGTAATGCATCATTATCATCTCTGGTTCAGTGCAACTAATCTGATGCCATTTTCATTAAAATGAATACAGGGAGGAACGCCACAAAATGAAGATGCATGAAAGAAAGCAACATGATTTGGGGACATACAGTTGTAGATTTGAGTTTACCCATGAGGGAAATCTTCCTGTAAGATTATTGTAAGATAAATCTCTGCAAAAAATAAGTGAATGCATCAGTACTAGTAATAGAGTGGAAAAGAGGCGACCATTTGAACTTGATAGAATAGTAATGAGATGTTCAccaattatgttttcaaaaatcAGGAAAGTAAAATTACAAATAGTCTGAGAACATGTCATCTTGAAAAAACTTGCTTCTCCTTTTCATGGATGAAGAATCAGAAACATACTAACAACACTCGGTCATTGCAAATAGAGTGGAAAAATGATTGATATACGCAATGAGAACTGTCATTGCAACAACACTCGGTCTAACAAATGAACTAACTAAATGTAGGTCCATGTACAGCTGTCAAAGATGGGCCATGGCAGTTAATAAAAGTTGCAAGACACTGCTACTAGTACTTCtaatttcatatttattaaATGGCCGACTCCAATTCTGTCGAAGTACAGGACAACGGCTGACACTTTGATCAAAAGTTATACATCTCATAAAAGGGATCCATTTGAACAATGAAATATTAAGAACCGAAGAAACGTAGATTTCCTATGCACACGTGCACACATAGACACACAtgcaatttttaaagtttaatagCACACCAGTATGTGAAAAGCAAACCACCCAGAAAAGAGATTGAAGAGCAGGAGAATGGGGAATGCTCTAACATTGCTGATAAGTATAATACAATAAAAAGCAATAAAGCACCTTCTTTTCTTTGGCATGAGCACTTACATAGCTTGAAGAGCATCACTTTTTGCATTAGGAAGGGTTCCAGATAGGCTGTTATTTCCAAGAAATCTGGAATATAAGAATGACATGGAAGGGGTAAAGTCAACAGGATAGTTGAAGtagaaaaacaaaatcaaactaagTTCAACTAATAAAGAAAATATGGCATTCGATATTTACAAGAATTCGAGAGAACTCAAACTGAACAGAGCACTTGGAATTTGGCCAGTTAAACTGTTGAAGCCCAGATCCCTGCAAGGAAAATGAGTGATAAACAACAAGACGAACGGAATTACAAGACCGGAATTTGCATTTTGAGGTTATTGGTAACTTACAtggtttttaaattttggtatTCTCCAATGTCAGGTGGAATAGTATCAGTGATCAATGCATTCCTTAAATTCCTTTATACAAATATACGAAAACATGAGCAATCAGTATAAAATTAAGACTTGAAAATGATTACTgatggttttttttattaacttacAAGTCtgtcaaatttttcaaattcttGATAAAATCAAGAGTAGAACTCATATTTTGTAAATCACTGATTCGCCTGCATGGACACGTGCACAAATTACTGAAAATGGCTTCTTTTATACACAGGAACACATATAAGACAATAAACACCCTGTGTGTTTATGCCAACAACAGACTCTTAGAATTTTTGCAACGAAATACTCACAAAGAGCTCATTGAGACCAAATTAGAAAAACTGGATGGTATTGGACCTTCAAAAGAATTCCCTTGCAATCTCCTGAGATTAATCAACAGCATAATTACTCCTATTGACATAGACTGCAGCTTATACATAAAACAGATATGCAAACTGCGATTGCATTTACAAAACAAGGACGCAATCATGGACAAAACTTAGAAGATTTTATCCTACAAGGTTGTAAGCCCTGTCCAAGTTCCAATGAAGTCTGGTATCTTCCCGGTGAAAGGATTATCGAATGCCCACCTAACATAGAAAAATCATGCCCTTCAAATCAATGAAGATCAAAACAGCAAAATAGCTCAGATATATGCATGTGAAAGTGAACTTTTCCTTACAGGATTCGTAGCCTTGTGAGATTGGCAAATGTAGGAGGAATTTCACCATCTAGACCACAACTATTAATATACCTAAAAACACCAAAACATGGTTAGTCTCAAACGAGATAAGTATAAATTAAGCAAAAGAAATATGGTCATTCG
This window of the Mercurialis annua linkage group LG5, ddMerAnnu1.2, whole genome shotgun sequence genome carries:
- the LOC126680536 gene encoding probable LRR receptor-like serine/threonine-protein kinase At1g56140, with amino-acid sequence MKMKKSSSIICYFFIFFASLLRTSTAQNTTTTDPAEVRALNEIFEGWSTQSVNLWNISGDPCTGTAIDDSDLEAAANNPAIKCDCTFDNNSTCHIIRLRVYGLSKPGIIPETLLVLKRLVFLKLDKNYFTGPLPAFIGNLTALRTLSVAHNVLSGPIPKEIGNLKDLTLLSLGVNNFSGSLPPEIGNLVKLEQLYINSCGLDGEIPPTFANLTRLRILWAFDNPFTGKIPDFIGTWTGLTTLRLQGNSFEGPIPSSFSNLVSMSSLRISDLQNMSSTLDFIKNLKNLTDLNLRNALITDTIPPDIGEYQNLKTMDLGFNSLTGQIPSALFSLSSLEFLFLGNNSLSGTLPNAKSDALQAIDLSYNNLTGRFPSWVNSNLQLNLVANNFVFDRSNISVIPGLNCLQRNFPCNRNAPRYANFSIKSGGPEMRADGILFEAENSSLGAASIRVIDTQKWAVSITGFYADRQNPTYIEDTQSMVTSTNTPELYLTSRISPGSIRYYGLGLENGPYLITLLFAETALKHRSSQIWESNGRRVFDIYIQGRRLLQDFDISKDAGGVERAVTKRFNATVTENYLEIHLFWAGKGTCCTPIQGYYGPIISALSVVSAFRPSVSGIPPNTRKKSSQGLIVGISVPAGVLSFILIFLILYIRRKARRLDEEVLSGIGSRPITFSYSELRTATKGFSPSNQLGEGGYGPVFKGALSDGREVAVKQLSLASHQGKDQFITEIATISAVQHRNLVRLYGCCIEGNRRLLVYEYLKNKSLDQALFGDTSLHLDWPTRFSICLGTARGLAYLHEESRPRIVHRDVKASNILLDDELCPKLSDFGLAKLYDEKKTHISTRIAGTIGYMAPEYAMRGHLTEKADVFSFGVLALEVLSGLPNYENSSEEKRIYLLGWAWNLYENNQSLGLLDPRLMGFDENEALRLIRVALLCTQASPLTRPAMSRVVAMLTGDIEVSVVTSKPSYLSDWDLKDLHCGISYGYGDTKTSAGSLISIDRNLGSRRDHPINAIKREEVEIANTPLNVTEPRLSDLIGTGR